AAACGGGCAGATCTCCGGTTCCGTTCCACCAGCAATTGATGGACACAGACGAGGCATCCCAACGGCCGTTCCACCTGCCCCAAACGCGCTGTTAACAAAGAAGCGACCAACCGACCGACGACAGGACCGCTGCGGCAATCAAGTGTTTGTTCTTAGGCGAATTAGCCGGCACGCGCCAACACCCGCGTCCCCTGGAAAACCGGACTCTAACGCGCGCCGGCTGATACCTCAAATTGAAACACTGCTTAGCCCAGAGGAGGCTGTGACGAAAGCTCGCCAGAAGAGGCAATGTCCACTATTTTTCGGGGGTCAGCGAGATCTCATCGAACTCGGCGACTCCGGTCGCACCAAACAGCCCGATTCGGACGATCGCTTCGCGAGTTGTCGGGGGGACGCGGAACGACCGCTGATGTTCGGTCCAATCTTGGGTCCCATTAAACGGGCCGATCCAAAACGTCCCCAGTTCACGACGTTTTTCGTCGTAAAAGCTGACTGCCAGAACGGGCAACCGGTCGGGGCGTCCACCGCTGTCAACGTCCTGTGCTCGGACCTTGCCGGCCAATCGGACGCGAGCGATCGCTCGCCCATCCAACGCCAAGCCTTGCAGCAGGTGGGAATCACGACCGAGCGTTTCATTCTCAAAACGGACAAAGCTGCCCGCGCTCGTCGGATCGGGGACCAAAACAAATTGCCGACCGTAATACCAACCTGGCACCTGCTCGGGGTCGTCCGAAACGGCATCAAAGCTGCCGTTGACCACCTCTGGGTTCTCCGGATCGGGCTGCTTCAATCGGCCGTCTTCGGCCGTGCCGGTCATCGGTACAAACAGAGTGGGCCGCAGCGAATGGCGGACGATCTTGCCATCCTTCTTTTCCATCAGATACAGCGTTTGTTGATACCGTTCACCAACGGGGATCACCATCCGGCCCCCTTCTTTTAATTGATCCACCAGCGGTTGCGGGACCGATTCGGGCGAACAGGTGACGATGATCTTGTCGAACGGAGCCGCTTCGGGCCAACCTAAAAAACCATCGCCCACCTTTGCTGAAACGTTCTTATATCCGAGCCGCTTGAGCGTCGCAGCCGCCTTAATTCCCAGGGGCTCCACGATTTCAATCGTATAGACATGTTTGACCAACGGGCTCAAAACCGCGGCTTGATATCCGCTGCCGGTACCGATCTCCAACACGACGTCATCCGGTTTGCATTGCAGCACCTCGGTCATATGAGCGACGATAAACGGGCTGCTGATCGTCTGCGCATCGCCGATCGGCAGCGCCATGTCGTAATAGGCCTGATCCCACAGTCTACGAGGGATAAATTGATGGCGAGGGGTCGTTTCGATCGATTGCAAGACTCCCGGATCGGTCACACCCGCCGCCGCAACACGCTCTTTTACCAGCTTTTTGCGGGCCTCCTCATAAGGATCCTGAGCGTCGGCGGTCGTTGCCAAATTGGCGACAATCGACAGCAATAGACAACGGCAGAGAGACATGCCGGGCGACTCCGAAGTGAAAAGTGAGACTTAGGATCGATCCACGTCGTCGCGGGATCCGATCGATTCAACAGGCCCGCAGCACCGCGAGGCCCCACTTACAGCCTACCACGTCCCATTGCGGAAGACACAAATTTGATCTTCCCCAGTCGACCTTCACGCCATTCGAAACACCACAATCGTTGCAACAGTGCGCCGGCCGCATCGCTACCATCGCGTTACTGTTCGGCGCGGACCATCACCCGCAAACCAAACACCTCTTCGAAGAGCGTGCTGTTTTGCCGGACCGCCAATTGCTCCAGCGTGACATCTTCGACCCGCGGCACCTCGATCACCAACCGATCGCGCTGCTTGATGCATTTGAATTCCTGCACGCGGCCGGATCGCGAATCGTGCATCGCGATCGCCAACCGCAACAGCGCGGCCATCTTCGCAACCGCCACCCGCTCGCTGCGGCTGAGACTTCCGTAGCCCTCGTGCCCCGGTTGCGGATGCGCGCGGCGATGGTATCGGGCAACCAATGCGACCAACAATACGTCCTGCCGACTGAGCCCAAAGATCTCGCTGTTGCGGATCAAATACATCGCGTGTTTATGGTTGCTGCGGACGTCGACAAACATCCCGATCTCGTGCAGCAGCGCCGCGACGTGCAGCATGACTTCGTATTTGGCATCCAGTTGATGTTCGGCCTTCAATTGTTCGAACAACAGGCTGGCCGACGCCGCCACATGTTTGGCATAGGGTTGATCAAAATCGCACTTCCGCCCCAGAGTCATCGCCGACCGCAGGATTTGATTGCGAAATTCCGCCGTCCAACGCCCCTCGCTGGCCATTTCCAACAGCAGGCCATCGCGGAGGTTGGTGTCCGAAACCAGCACGGTATCCAGCTGGAAGATCCTTGCCAGCATCAGGTTGCTCAACAGCGCCGGCCCCAGCGTGGTTGCGTCGGAGAAATTGACGTTCAGCTTTTGGACGATCTCGTCCTCGTTGTATTTCAGCACCTCGTTGACCAACGCGTCCAAAGCGTCGACCGAGACACGCGCCAGGGTGCCGCCATCCCAATCGCCCAAGATGTGACTGGCGGCGAAACGCATGTCGCCTC
Above is a genomic segment from Rosistilla ulvae containing:
- a CDS encoding protein-L-isoaspartate(D-aspartate) O-methyltransferase; the protein is MSLCRCLLLSIVANLATTADAQDPYEEARKKLVKERVAAAGVTDPGVLQSIETTPRHQFIPRRLWDQAYYDMALPIGDAQTISSPFIVAHMTEVLQCKPDDVVLEIGTGSGYQAAVLSPLVKHVYTIEIVEPLGIKAAATLKRLGYKNVSAKVGDGFLGWPEAAPFDKIIVTCSPESVPQPLVDQLKEGGRMVIPVGERYQQTLYLMEKKDGKIVRHSLRPTLFVPMTGTAEDGRLKQPDPENPEVVNGSFDAVSDDPEQVPGWYYGRQFVLVPDPTSAGSFVRFENETLGRDSHLLQGLALDGRAIARVRLAGKVRAQDVDSGGRPDRLPVLAVSFYDEKRRELGTFWIGPFNGTQDWTEHQRSFRVPPTTREAIVRIGLFGATGVAEFDEISLTPEK
- a CDS encoding Ppx/GppA phosphatase family protein; translated protein: MSETTERSTSAGLMPPRTVAVIDIGATSIRMAVAEISDLGLVRTIDSLTRKITLGEDVFKSRQITRSSIEECVRILRSYQKVLLEYGITSAVDIRVVATSAVREAANRLAFLDRVFVATGLEVESIEEAEVNRITYMGIQPHLDSDPKLAVAKSVVVEVGGGSTEVLVVRSGNVLFSETHRLGSLRLAERLESLGAPGMRRRSIMETQIRQTVARIREQVFAEDGKIELIALGGDMRFAASHILGDWDGGTLARVSVDALDALVNEVLKYNEDEIVQKLNVNFSDATTLGPALLSNLMLARIFQLDTVLVSDTNLRDGLLLEMASEGRWTAEFRNQILRSAMTLGRKCDFDQPYAKHVAASASLLFEQLKAEHQLDAKYEVMLHVAALLHEIGMFVDVRSNHKHAMYLIRNSEIFGLSRQDVLLVALVARYHRRAHPQPGHEGYGSLSRSERVAVAKMAALLRLAIAMHDSRSGRVQEFKCIKQRDRLVIEVPRVEDVTLEQLAVRQNSTLFEEVFGLRVMVRAEQ